The Armatimonadota bacterium DNA window TTCGTCGAAGGGGCAGCGCCCCAGCCGCGCCTCGATTTCGCTGGTGCGGCAGCGGCGGATCTTGCGCACATCGTCGGCGCTGTAGTTGACCAGCCCGCGCGCGATCTCGGCTTCGCTCGAATCCACCACGCTCACCACGTCGCCCTGGCGGAACTGGCCGGAAACGAACTCGATGCCGACCGCCAGCAGGCTCGATCCACGCTCGAGCAGCGCCCGCCGAGCACCGTCGTCCACCACCAGGCGCCCCTTGGGGGTCTGCACGAAGCCGATGCGGTGCTTGCGCGAGCGCAGCTTGCCCGGGCGCGGGACGAACAGCGTGCCCACCGCCTCCCCCTCCAGGATGCGCGTCAGCGGCCGCTCCGACGCGCCGCGCGCGATGACCATGTACACCCCCGCGTTCATGGCCGCCTTCGCTGCATGAATCTTGGCAGTCATCCCGCCTCGGCCCGCGCCACCGACGGATTCCTGCGCGACGCGCTCGATGTCGCGGGTGATGGATGCGACCGAGCCGATCAGCTCGGCGCTGCGGTCGCTGCGCGGGTCGCCGGTGAACAGCCCGTCCACGTCCGACAGCAGCACCAGCAGATCGGCGTCCATCTTGGCCGCCACCAAGGCGGCCAGGCGGTCGTTCTCGCCGATGGCCACGCCCTCGATGGACACGGGGTCGTTTTCGTTGATGATGGGCAGGGCGCCCTTGGCCAGCAGGGTCGAAAGGGTGTTGCGCAGATGGAGATAGCGGCGCGGGTCGGCGATGTCGGCCTGAGTCAGCAGTACCTGCGCCACCGGCTGGTCAAAGCGGGCGAAGACCTCGCGATAGTAGGCGATGAGCTCGATCTGGCCGACGCTGGCAGCCGCCTGGCGGGTGGGGAAGTCCTCGGTGGCTCCCGGCAGCCCCAGGCGCGCGAGGCCGCTGCGCACCGCGCCGGAAGTGATGAGCAGGATTTGCTTGCCCGCGCGCCGGCGCTCGACGATCTCCTGCGCCAGGCTCGCCAGCACCGCGCGGTTGATGGCGCCGTCGGGCGTGGCGACGACGTTGGTGCCGAGCTTGACGACGATGCGGGCGGCGCTGCGCAGGGCTTGTCGAGGCGTATCTTCCACCGCTGCCGACTCCGGCGCCATTATAGCAGATTCAGGCCGACGGGCAAGCCCAGGGGTGTGAGCACTGAGTTTCGGCATGCCCCACAAGTCACGCCTCTCCCTTCCAGAGCCTGCCCTGAGCCTGTCGAAGGGGAGAGGATCAAGGTGAGGGTAAACACTCCCGCCGTCCACCCTCACCCGGCTCGCCAGCGCTCGCCGACCTCTCCCTTCCAGGGAGAGGGGTGGGCACCGCCCGCCGCCGCACCAAAGAAAGAAGGTAACACCCAAGCCCAGGGCGACGTAGGGGTGCGGTTGCGCAGGGTCGGAAGCAGTCGAGCTCAACCATATGCCGTCCCCGCCGGCGACCAGCGCCCACCTCGCCGGCAAAGGGAAACCGCCCCCCGCGTTGAAGGCTCCTGTGGCACCCGCGGTCATGCGGGGAGCATTATCAGGAGCCCCAAGACAGCATGCGACACGCCAATATCCTGCGCCGGGATGATGCGTTTGTGGTGGTAGTGGACATGCAGGCCTCGGTGTGGAACCTGGTGCAGCGCAAAAAGCGCGTGCTGCAGGGGGTGCAGTTGCTGCTGCGGGCGGCGCCGCTGCTGGGCCTGCCGGTCATCGCCACCGAGCAGAACCCCGGCAAGCTGGGGCGGACGCTGCCCGAGGTGGCGGAGCTCCTGGGCGACGCGCCGGTGATCGGGAAAATGGCCTTCAGTTGCTGGGGCGAGCCCGTCTTCACCGACGCCGCGGGGGCGCTGGGGCGCGGCACCGCGATCGTTTGTGGCATCGAGACCCACATCTGCGTCCTGCAGACCGCGCTCGACCTGCTGCGCGCCGGCTACCGCACGCACGTGGTCGCCGACGCCGTCGCCTGCCGGAGAGAGCTTGATGAGCGGACGGCGGTGGACCACCTGCGCGCCGCGGGGGTGATCATCACCACCATCGAAACCGCGCTCTTCCAACTGCTGGAGCGCGCCGGCACCGACGAGTTCCGCGCGGTATCGAGGCTGGTCAAAGCGCGGGCGGCGGCGGATGCTTGATGATCGGAAGGGGCACCTACTGCCCGTCCCGCCCCTCAGGCTCCTCTTTCAGTTCCTCGTCCCCTTCGCTCTCCGGGCCTTCCCCCGGCAGTTCGGGCTCCGGCTCTTCCGGCCCCCGCGGTGCGCCGGGCGGGTAGCCCCGTCCGCGGCCGTCGCGGCGACCTGGGCGCGCGGCCCCGCGCGGCTCGATCACGATGCGACGCACCGGCTCCTCGCCGATGCTGCGCGTGGTGACGCTGGGTTCATCGGCGAGGACGGTGTGGATGATGCGGCGCTCGTGCGGCAGCAACGGGTCAAGGGTAATCGCCTCCCCGGTTTGCTGGGCCCTGCGAGCGGCCCCCAGCGCGAGATGGCGCAGGGACTCCTCGCGGCGGGCGCGATAGCCCTCGGCGTCGAGGATGATGCGCTTGCGATTCTCCTCGCCGCGATTGACCATGAGGCCGAGCAGATGCTGCAGCGCGGCGAGGGTCTGCCCGTGCTTGCCGATGAGCAGCCCCAGCTCGGTGCCTTCGATGTCAATCACGGCCTGGGAATCGTCCTCCTCAATTACCTTCGGCTTGGCTTCCACGCCCATGTGCGCGAGCATCTCGGCCAGGGTGTGCGCGGCGCCCTCGCCGAGGCTCAAGTGCGAGGTCACGCGTACTCGCGCCTGCGTCGTGCCGAGGATGCCGAGCAGCGATCGGCTTTCCTCCAGGATCTCCACCTCCACCCGCTCGCGGGGCAAGCCCAGCTCCTCCAGCGCCAACTGAATGGCTTCCTCCGCAGTCCTCGCCGTCTTCTCGATTGACGCCATGTCTCACGTCCCCCAATCTTCGTGCCTATGCGGCGGCGCCGCAGAC harbors:
- a CDS encoding isochorismatase family protein, with amino-acid sequence MRHANILRRDDAFVVVVDMQASVWNLVQRKKRVLQGVQLLLRAAPLLGLPVIATEQNPGKLGRTLPEVAELLGDAPVIGKMAFSCWGEPVFTDAAGALGRGTAIVCGIETHICVLQTALDLLRAGYRTHVVADAVACRRELDERTAVDHLRAAGVIITTIETALFQLLERAGTDEFRAVSRLVKARAAADA
- the proB gene encoding glutamate 5-kinase, giving the protein MEDTPRQALRSAARIVVKLGTNVVATPDGAINRAVLASLAQEIVERRRAGKQILLITSGAVRSGLARLGLPGATEDFPTRQAAASVGQIELIAYYREVFARFDQPVAQVLLTQADIADPRRYLHLRNTLSTLLAKGALPIINENDPVSIEGVAIGENDRLAALVAAKMDADLLVLLSDVDGLFTGDPRSDRSAELIGSVASITRDIERVAQESVGGAGRGGMTAKIHAAKAAMNAGVYMVIARGASERPLTRILEGEAVGTLFVPRPGKLRSRKHRIGFVQTPKGRLVVDDGARRALLERGSSLLAVGIEFVSGQFRQGDVVSVVDSSEAEIARGLVNYSADDVRKIRRCRTSEIEARLGRCPFDEVIHRDNLVLLE
- the jag gene encoding RNA-binding cell elongation regulator Jag/EloR, coding for MASIEKTARTAEEAIQLALEELGLPRERVEVEILEESRSLLGILGTTQARVRVTSHLSLGEGAAHTLAEMLAHMGVEAKPKVIEEDDSQAVIDIEGTELGLLIGKHGQTLAALQHLLGLMVNRGEENRKRIILDAEGYRARREESLRHLALGAARRAQQTGEAITLDPLLPHERRIIHTVLADEPSVTTRSIGEEPVRRIVIEPRGAARPGRRDGRGRGYPPGAPRGPEEPEPELPGEGPESEGDEELKEEPEGRDGQ